The Dehalococcoidia bacterium DNA window GGCTGACCGATTAACGCCCAGAACTTCATAGTAATCTCGTTTTACCGCCATATTTCAAATTCCATAGATAGATAGAGGCTAACATTTTATTATAATTCACTCGTGGCCTTATTACAAGCGCTTGTACACGGCGGTACTGTTCGGTTATGGTTGATTAGACACTGTAGGGTTGATGGCATGATTAAAATGTGACAGAAGTCGTATTAAAATATTATCCTCGTGTAGTAAAATAAGCATGGATTTCAAAGAAGTAGTCACTGTTTAAGATGGCTAATAATCTCCCTGCGCTGGAGGGAACATTAAGAAAGAGACGGTAGTTTCTCTTGACAAAGGGGAGGAAAAGGTAGTAAATTATTGCTGTTAGCACTCTCGCCTTTAGAGTGCTAACGAGTGAGGAGCCATGTTAGCGAAGCGGACAGGGAATATACTCGATATTATCGTTGGTGAATATATCTCGATGGCCAGGCCGGTGGGTTCGGAGGCGATCGTCGAACGCCATGGGCTGGGGGTTAGTTCTGCCACCGTTCGCAACGAGGTGGCACGTCTTGAGGAGGAGGGATATATTATCCGGCCTCATATATCAGGGGGAGCCATACCTTCAGATAAGGGCTATCGCCACTATGTGGAGTCCGTGGTCCGGGAGGCAGAGGAGATCCCACTGGATGAGCAGCGGATGCTCTCACATCTCTTCCATCAAGTGGAGCAAGAGCTGTCGGAGTGGACCCATCTTGCTGCTTCCCTGCTGGCGCGCATGGTTTGCAGTGTAGCCATTGTTACCTCCCCCAAGGCACTGTCGTGTCGCATCAAGCACCTGGAGCTGGTGGCGCTTCAGGAGTCCCTCGCGCTTGTAATCCTGTTGCTTCAGGAGGCGAGGCTCAAGCAGCAACTGATAGCCTTTGATAAGGTGGTATCGCAGGGGGAGCTTAGCGCTATTTCCGGTAAGCTGGGCACACTGTTTCACGGTTTGACCGTGGCTCAACTTCTGGCACAGGATGGGGTTCTTTCCCCGATTGAACAGCACATTAAGAATGCGGTTGTGCAGGTCATGGCGGATGAGGATAGGCGGAGGTATGAGGAGCCATATATCGAGGGGCTACGTCATATATTAACCCAGCCGGAGTTTACCCATGCCCAGAATATGCTGCGCCTTGTGGAGATGCTGGAAAGCAGGGACATGGTCAGGTCACTGCTTCCAGAGATGGTGGTTGATGGTGGTGTCCGGATAGTTATTGGGGCGGAGAATCGCGAGGATGCAATGAAAGGGTACAGTATTGTGGTCACCCAGTATGGCGTTCCGGGCGAGGTCAATGGTGCCCTTGGCGTGATTGGCCCCACGCGAATGCCGTACGGCAGGGCGATCTCCTCGGTGCGCTATGTTGGTTCGCTTTTAAGTGAGCTGGTCGCTGAGCTATATGTCGGTCCAGAGAGGCAGTAGGATATGGTGCGCAAGTAGGCAGGGGTATTGGTATGGATGAGAATGAACTTAGTGCTGAGGAAACGCCCCGGGTAGAGGAGGGTGAGGCGGTAGAGGGAGAAGAAGAGGATGTAGCATCGCTAAAAACGGCGCTTGCCGAGGAGCAGGCCAGGGCTGAGGGCTATCTGGCCAGTTGGCAAAGGGCTCAGGCGGACTTTGTGAATTACAAGAGGCGCACTGAGCAGGAGCGAAACGAGATGGTCATGCTTGCCAGTGCTACACTTATGCTAAACCTGCTTCCCGTTCTGGATGACCTGGGGCGGGCGCTGGATAACGTCTCGGAGAAGCTTAGCGGGCTCGCGTGGGTCGATGGCATCGTGCTAATATATCGCAAGCTCAAAGCGACGCTGGAGGGTAACGGGCTCAGTGAGATCAAGGCCCTCGGTGAGACATTTGACCCCAATTTTCATGAGGCGGCGCTCTACGCTGATGGGGAAGAGGGGAAGGTTATCGAGGAGTTGCAGAAGGGATATATGCTTCATGATCGGGTGCTGCGCCCTGCTATGGTGAAGGTAGGCAAGGGTCTGAAGGAGAAAGAAGAGGAAGAAGAAACATCTCAGGAGGAAGTACAGGAGGAGAACAATGGGTAAAGTAATCGGCATTGACCTGGGAACAACGAATAGCTGTGTTGCGGTGATTGAGGCTGGGGAACCTACGGTGATCCCCAGTGCTGAGGGTGGTCGCACTACCCCATCGATAGTGGCGGTAAGTAAGAGCGGGGAGCGGCTAATGGGGCAGGTTGCCAAGCGACAGGCAATTACCAATCCTGATAATACCATTTTTAGTATAAAGCGCCTCATGGGGCGGAAGTTCAAAGAGGACTCCGTGGAGCGTGATAAAAAGCTTTTGCCCTATAGAATAATTGACAACAACGGCGATGCTTGGGTAGTCATGGGAGATAAAAATTATAGCCCGGCGGAGATATCGGCAATGATCTTGCAGAAAATAAAGACGGATGCCGAGGCCTACCTGGGGGGCAAGATAACCGAGGCGGTGATCACCGTGCCTGCCTATTTCAGCGATAGCCAGCGCCAGGCAACCAAGGACGCGGGCAAGATCGCCGGGCTTGAGGTTCTCAGAATAATCAACGAGCCCACTGCGGCCGCGCTCGCCTATGGCCTGGATAAGAAGAAGGATGAGACCATTGCCGTATATGACCTGGGCGGTGGCACCTTTGATATATCCATTCTGGAGTTGGGCGAGGGCACCTTTCAGGTGAAGTCGACCAATGGTGACACTCACCTCGGCGGCGATGACTTCGATCAGAAGGTCACCAACTGGCTGTGCGACGAGTTCAAAAAGGACCAGGGGATTGACCTACGGCAGGATCGTATGGCGCTGCAACGGCTTAAGGAAGCGGCGGAGAAGGCTAAGTGTGAGCTATCCACGGTGCAGAAGACGGAGGTTAACCTTCCCTTTATAACCGCAGACGCAAGCGGCCCCAAGCATCTCAACATAGACCTTACCCGGGCTAAGCTGGAGCAACTGGTGGGTGACCTCGTAGAGCAGACCATGGCACCCTGTCGGCAGGCGCTGGAAGATGCCGGCATTAAATCGACTCAGTTGGATGAGGTGGTACTGGTTGGGGGGCAGACG harbors:
- the hrcA gene encoding heat-inducible transcriptional repressor HrcA, with product MLAKRTGNILDIIVGEYISMARPVGSEAIVERHGLGVSSATVRNEVARLEEEGYIIRPHISGGAIPSDKGYRHYVESVVREAEEIPLDEQRMLSHLFHQVEQELSEWTHLAASLLARMVCSVAIVTSPKALSCRIKHLELVALQESLALVILLLQEARLKQQLIAFDKVVSQGELSAISGKLGTLFHGLTVAQLLAQDGVLSPIEQHIKNAVVQVMADEDRRRYEEPYIEGLRHILTQPEFTHAQNMLRLVEMLESRDMVRSLLPEMVVDGGVRIVIGAENREDAMKGYSIVVTQYGVPGEVNGALGVIGPTRMPYGRAISSVRYVGSLLSELVAELYVGPERQ
- a CDS encoding nucleotide exchange factor GrpE, which codes for MDENELSAEETPRVEEGEAVEGEEEDVASLKTALAEEQARAEGYLASWQRAQADFVNYKRRTEQERNEMVMLASATLMLNLLPVLDDLGRALDNVSEKLSGLAWVDGIVLIYRKLKATLEGNGLSEIKALGETFDPNFHEAALYADGEEGKVIEELQKGYMLHDRVLRPAMVKVGKGLKEKEEEEETSQEEVQEENNG
- the dnaK gene encoding molecular chaperone DnaK, whose amino-acid sequence is MGKVIGIDLGTTNSCVAVIEAGEPTVIPSAEGGRTTPSIVAVSKSGERLMGQVAKRQAITNPDNTIFSIKRLMGRKFKEDSVERDKKLLPYRIIDNNGDAWVVMGDKNYSPAEISAMILQKIKTDAEAYLGGKITEAVITVPAYFSDSQRQATKDAGKIAGLEVLRIINEPTAAALAYGLDKKKDETIAVYDLGGGTFDISILELGEGTFQVKSTNGDTHLGGDDFDQKVTNWLCDEFKKDQGIDLRQDRMALQRLKEAAEKAKCELSTVQKTEVNLPFITADASGPKHLNIDLTRAKLEQLVGDLVEQTMAPCRQALEDAGIKSTQLDEVVLVGGQTRMPLVQEKVKQIFGREPNKGVDPDEVVAVGAAIQAGVLKGDVGDVLLLDVTPLTLGIETLGGVMTPLISRNTTIPTAKSQVFSTAADNQPSVEIHVLQGERSMAADNKTLGRFMLDGIIPAPRGMPQVEVTFDIDADGIVSVKAQDKGTGKEQKIVITASSGLSKKEIEQMQREAEQHAADDAKRREEVETRNQADTLAYTAEKTLREQGEKVPADLKQQAEDKIAQVRSALQGSDIAEVKRTMQELSTILQQVGSSIYQTPPSGEEAPTGEEEPPKSDEGTVEGEFREV